The sequence below is a genomic window from Lelliottia sp. JS-SCA-14.
CACCCTGCTGGACGGCGTGCGCGAGCGCCTCACGCCGCTTGAACATTTTGCCGGTGCGACCCTCACCGACGGCCTACTGTCGGTGCGTTTTCTCTCTCACGACAACCTGATTTGCCAGCAGGCGATGCGCGACATCTGGCAGTACCTGCGACCGTTTGTTACCGCCAAAGTGCCCCACGCCCCCCGAATCTGGCAGACCTAAGAGAACCCTATGGAACTGACCCCCAGAGAAAAAGACAAGCTGTTGCTGTTTACCGCCGCGCTGGTCGCGGAGCGCCGCCTCGCGCGCGGCGTCAAACTCAACTACCCGGAATCGGTCGCGCTGATCAGCGCCTTCATTATGGAAGGCGCGCGCGACGGACAAACCGTGGCGGAGCTGATGGAAGCGGGCCGCCATGTCCTGACGCGCGCGCAGGTGATGGAGGGCGTGCCGGAGATGATCCCGGATATTCAGGTGGAAGCCACTTTCCCGGACGGCTCCAAGCTCGTCACCGTCCACAATCCGATCCTTTGAGGGGGAACGATGATCCCAGGCGAATACCAGATTAAACCCGGCCAGATCACCCTCAACGTCGGGCGCAAAACCCAGCGCACGATCGTCGAAAACCACGGCGACCGCCCGATCCAGGTCGGATCCCATTACCATTTTTACGAAGTCAATCCGGCGCTGAAATTCGATCGCGAAGCGACCAAAGGCTATCGCCTGAACATTCCGGCAGGCACCGCCGTGCGTTTCGAACCGGGGCAAAAGCGCGAGGTGACGCTGGTGCTGATCGCCGGGGCACAGCGGGTGTTTGGTTTTCGCGGCGAAGTGATGGGTCGTCTGGAGGAGAACAATGGCTGAGATTTCGCGGCAGGCGTATGCTGACATGTTTGGTCCGACGACGGGCGATAAAGTGCGGCTGGCCGACACCGAGCTGTGGATCGAGGTGGAAAACGATCTGACGATTTACGGTGAAGAGGTCAAATTCGGCGGCGGAAAAGTGATCCGCGACGGCATGGGCCAGGGGCAGATGACCGCTCAGGACTGTGTAGACCTGGTGCTGACCAACGCGCTGATCGTCGATCACTGGGGGATCGTGAAGGCCGATATCGGCGTCAAAGACGGCAGGATCTTCGCCATCGGCAAAGCCGGAAATCCGGATATTCAGCCCGGCGTGACGATCCCGATCGGCGCGGCGACAGAGGTGATCGCCGCCGAAGGCAAGATCGTCACCGCCGGTGGGATCGACACCCACATCCACTGGATCTGTCCGCAGCAGGCGGAAGAGGCGCTGGTCTCCGGCGTGACGACGATGATTGGCGGCGGCACCGGTCCGGCGGCGGGCACCAACGCCACCACCTGCACACCGGGGCCATGGTATATCGCGCGAATGTTGCAGGCCGCCGACACCCTGCCGGTGAATATCGGTCTGCTGGGCAAAGGCAACGCGTCCAATCCTGACGCCCTGCGCGAACAGGTCGCGGCGGGCGCGATCGGCCTGAAAATTCACGAAGACTGGGGCT
It includes:
- a CDS encoding urease subunit gamma, whose product is MELTPREKDKLLLFTAALVAERRLARGVKLNYPESVALISAFIMEGARDGQTVAELMEAGRHVLTRAQVMEGVPEMIPDIQVEATFPDGSKLVTVHNPIL
- a CDS encoding urease subunit beta, which encodes MIPGEYQIKPGQITLNVGRKTQRTIVENHGDRPIQVGSHYHFYEVNPALKFDREATKGYRLNIPAGTAVRFEPGQKREVTLVLIAGAQRVFGFRGEVMGRLEENNG